The genomic DNA CCAGGGCCGGGGGATGGAATGTCTGCCGCTGGCTGTTGACGAACACCTGGATGGGCTTGTCCGCAGCCTGGGCCGCGCCGCAGGCCAGGATGACCAGCAGCACCGAACCGCACTGGCGCCAGTGTCTACTCATGCTCGACCTCAAGTCCAGTAGGTAGCTGTGTTACATGCTCCTCAACAGTCCGAACTGCCGGAAGGTTCCGGCAGCGGTGTTGTGCCGAACGACGAGACCCCGTATGGAGGCGCAAGATGGAAGACCTGCCCGAAGTGCTGTCCGATGTGCCGGCCGTGCTATATGACTTCAACACCGGCGGGGAGTTGGCCTCGGGCCACGCCAACATCACCTTCGTCCCCCACACCGACCGCCTGCGGGTGCGCCGCCAACTCTTCGAGGGCACCTTCGTGCCCGACCCCGACCAGGATGTCGAGGACCTGCGGCGGCAACTGCTCACCGGGCTGAGCCAGGGCGCGCCGGCGATGAGCATGCAGGTGGACTTCGCGGACGAGACCTGGGTGTTCGTCGTGAAGCTCGAGATGGGCGACCTGGCGTTCCCCTTCACCGGCCGCGCCGAGCCGAAGCGGCTGTAGTCACCTCCGCCAGTAGCGCGGGCGGCCCCGCCCGCGCGCAACGGCAGGGGGCAGGCGAGGCCGCCTGCCCTACTGGAAGACGCCAGCTCCCCCCGCGCAGCGGCTCTAGCCGCCCAGCATCCCCGCCGCCGCGTGCGGGTCGAGCACCGTCACGTCCGACAGGCCGCCAAAGTGGCGGTCGACGGTGATGATGTGCGTGATGTCGTGACGGCGCATGACGGCGAGGTGGAGGGCGTCATGGGCGGGCAGGGCCGGAGCCTGGCGCATGATGTCCTGCATCGGGCGCACGTCTGCCGCTGTGACCGACAGGACCTTGAGCACCATGCGCGCGAGCCCATCCACAACGTGGCAGCCGTACTCGAACCGACGGCTGCGCCAGCAATGGTGCAGTATCTCCTGCAACACCTGGACATCGGTAGTGGCCGCCAGCGCCCCAGAGGCGATCCCCTCCATGACGCGCCGGCTGGGCTCTTGGAGGGGGCTGGCGCCGCCTACGGCGTACAGCGGGATGTTCGCATCAAGGAAGTAGATGCAGTCACTCATAGCTCCAGGCCCTCGGGAGCTCCGTACATCTCCTCGATCTCGCGGCACAGCGTCTCCGGGTCAGGCATGGGGCCCAGGTCCAGGTTCTTGATGCCCTCCCAGGCCTCGATCCGGCGCTGACGGGCAGCTTCCTCGTCGTTCGCAGCCCGCTCGATGGCTTCCTCGGCGGCTACGCTGGCGGATACGCGCTTGCGGGCAGCCA from bacterium includes the following:
- a CDS encoding type II toxin-antitoxin system VapC family toxin; its protein translation is MSDCIYFLDANIPLYAVGGASPLQEPSRRVMEGIASGALAATTDVQVLQEILHHCWRSRRFEYGCHVVDGLARMVLKVLSVTAADVRPMQDIMRQAPALPAHDALHLAVMRRHDITHIITVDRHFGGLSDVTVLDPHAAAGMLGG